The Streptomyces cyaneogriseus subsp. noncyanogenus region CCCTAGGCGTCGTGGAGCCGCTCGAACGCGGCGTAGGTGCCGGGCACGCCGGAGATGCCCATCCTCTCGCCCATCCGCCGGCCCACCAGCGCCAGGCTCTCGTCTCCTGCTCGGACAGGCGCCGCCAGCCGAACCGGTCGATCCACCGCTCCGGCCCCACCACCGTGGTGGCCAGGACGTAGCGGAAATCCTCGTCGGGGATCCGGTAACGGCCGTGTATGCGGTTCAGCTGACGGGCCGCCGCACGCCCGTGCTCCGAGTCCATCCCCTCGCGGACCATCTCGTACGCGATCAGCACCGTGTCGTCGTACCGCTTCCGACCGGCCCGTTCGAACTCCTGGGTGCGGTCCAGGAGCCGGGAGATGCGCGGGACGCCGTAGTCGCGCAGGAACGCGATCGACGTCCCGTGGAGATAGTCGCGGGGGAACTCGTAGTGGGTGATCCACCGGTAGGTCTGCTCGAAGTCCTGCCGCGGATCCATCCGCCGGATGCGGCGGAGCCGGCTGTAGCGGCCCATGGGTGAGCCCTCCTGTAGGCATCGCGGCTACCAGCCCGGGGTGCGAGTGGTCACGCCGGAGAAGGGTGATGGTCTCCGCGCCGACCTGCACCCGGCCGGCCCGGCGCCGGCGTCGCGGCCGACGGAGACCCCGGAGGCGGCCTCCACGGCCGTGAAGCCCGCGACGCGGGGGACGGATGTCACGGTGCTGCGCCTTCGGCGCGTACGACCCTCTCCGAAGCGAATCGTGGTGCCGACCGCGCTGGATCCCATAGGGAGCACCCCTTGTGAGTCGTTGATACAAAGCACGAGTCCTGGAAAACCTGGGGAACGCTGCCCCGACACGCGACTCGTTGTAAGGTATGGAAACAGCCCTTGACCTGCAAAAAGGCAGGCAGGGAGCCTAATCCGGGAGTACCTCGATGCTTCGTACCATGTTCAAGTCCAAGATCCACCGCGCCACCGTCACCCAGGCCGACCTGCACTACGTGGGTTCCGTGACGATCGACGCCGATCTGCTGGACGCCGCCGATCTGCTGCCCGGCGAGCTCGTGCACATCGTCGACATCACCAACGGCGCCCGGCTGGAGACGTACGTCATCGAGGGCGAGCGCGGTTCCGGTGTGATCGGGATCAACGGCGCCGCCGCCCATCTCGTCCACCCCGGCGATCTGGTGATCATCATCAGCTACGCCCAGGTCAGCGACGCCGAGGCGCGGGAGCTGAAGCCGCGGGTGGTGCACGTGGACGGCGACAACCGCATCGTGGCCCTGGGCGGTGACCCGTCCGAGCCGGTGCCGGGCTCCGACCAGGAGCGCAGCCCCGGCGCGGTGCCGGCCTGACGCGGCCCGCGGCGATGCTCGCGCTGCTGCACACCTCACCCGTGCACGTTCCCGTCTTCGACGCCCTGCGCGACGCGCACCACCCGGGGCTGGAACTGCGGCACCTCGTCGAGGAGGAGCTGCTGGACCGGGCCCGGAGCGAGGGGCCGGAGGCGGTGGCGGACGATGTCCGCGCCGCGCTGCGGCGGGCCGTCGCCGACGGCGCGCGGGCCGTGCTGTGCACCTGCTCCACCCTCGGCGGCGTCGCGGAGCGGGCCGCCGGCGCGGCCGGGGCGACCGTGGTGCGCGTCGACCGGCCGATGGCCGCCGCCGCGGTCGCCGCCGGGCGGCGCGTCACGGTCCTCGCCGCCCTGGAGAGCACGCTGGCGCCGACGCGGACGCTGATCGTGGAGGAGGCCCGCCGCGCCGGGCGGCGGGTCGAGGTGCGCACCGTCCTCGCCGCCGGCGCCTGGGACCGCTTCGAGGCCGGTGACACCGAGGGGTATCTGCGGCGTGTGGCGGCTGCCGCCGACGCGGTCACCGACGCCGACGCGATCGTGCTCGCCCAGGCGTCCATGGCCCCCGCCTCCGGTCTGGTCGCGACCACGGTCCCGGTGTTCTCCAGCCCCCGGGCGGGGCTCGCGGCAGGGGCCGCGGCGGCCCGGGGCGCTTAGTGCGCCTCGTCCGGTCAGACCGGACCGAAGGCCCCGGGGCGCGTGCGGTGGGCCCACCTGGCCGTAGCCGTTCATGCCGGGGAGTGAGTGGGGGCGCGACGGCCGGGTACGCGGGCAAGTAGTCCAGAGCCGAAGTCGACCGACTGGCCGGAGGACACCTGCCATGACGAACCCGTATCCGGATCCCGTCCCGCCAGGGCCCACGCCGGGTCCGGATCCCCAGCCCCCGCAGCCGTACCCGGACCCGGCCCCGCCTCCGGGCCCGGCACCGACCCCACCGCCGACGCCCGGCCCCCAGCCGACGCCACCGCCGGAGCCGGCACCTCCCGCGCCGCCCGGTCCGGCCCCGGGCCCGCAGCCCACGCCGCCGCCCCCGCACCCGGGTCCGCCACCCGAGCCGTCCCCGTCCCCGATCCCGCCGGGACCGGAGCCGGTGCCGAACCCGGAACCGGGGCCGCCGCTGAGCTGAGCCGCCCCCGCCACCCGGCGGCCGGTCACGCCACCGCCCGCCGGCCCGGTGTTCTCCGCGGCCGGCGGGACGGCCCGTGACGGCCTCCGCGGACCCCTGTTCGACCTGTCCGGCCCGAGATGTACGGGGGCCGGCAGCCCCGGTGGGTACTGCTTCCAGGGGGGAAAGAGCGTCCCGCCGGGCCCCACCGACGCGGTAGGACGCCGATCCGGCCGTACGGCGTCGTTTCCGAGCCACTCGTCACGCCGGAGCGGCCGATTGCCGTCTTGTCACCGCCGGTTCGCGCCGCATACTTTTGCCCCTCCTGACGCAGTGTCGAGGGGGACCATCCATGGCCGTACGCGGCCGGCACCGCCGGTATCAGCCGAACAGGATCAACCGCGCCTCACTCACCGTCACGGTGAGCGGCGCCGGCATGGCGCTGCCGCTCATCGGCACCGGCACCGCCCACGCGGCCGACGTGAAGACCTGGGATCAGGTCGCGGCCTGCGAGTCGACCAACGACTGGGACATCAACACCGGCAACGGCTATTACGGCGGCCTCCAGTTCACCCAGTCCACCTGGGAGGCGTACGGCGGCACGCGATACGCGCCGCGCGCGGACCTGGCCACCAAGGACCAGCAGATCGCCATCGCCGAGAAGGTGCTCGACGGGCAGGGGCCGGGCGCCTGGCCGGTGTGCTCGGACCGCGCCGGACTGAGCCGGGGCGGCGGCGAGCCGGACATCCGCCCGGCGGGAAGCACGGGACAGGCCGAGCAGGAGCGCGACGGCGTCCGCTCCGGCAGGACGACCGGCCGCGGCCCGGTCCAGGACGTGCGGCCCCAGACGCCGCCGCAGTCCCGGGCCGGTCAGGCCGAGATGTACACGGTGATCACCGGCGACACGCTGTCCGGCATCGCGGAGGCCGAGCGGGTCGAGGGCGGCTGGCAGGGGCTGTACGCCGCCAACCGCCGCACGGT contains the following coding sequences:
- the panD gene encoding aspartate 1-decarboxylase, translated to MLRTMFKSKIHRATVTQADLHYVGSVTIDADLLDAADLLPGELVHIVDITNGARLETYVIEGERGSGVIGINGAAAHLVHPGDLVIIISYAQVSDAEARELKPRVVHVDGDNRIVALGGDPSEPVPGSDQERSPGAVPA
- a CDS encoding aspartate/glutamate racemase family protein; its protein translation is MLALLHTSPVHVPVFDALRDAHHPGLELRHLVEEELLDRARSEGPEAVADDVRAALRRAVADGARAVLCTCSTLGGVAERAAGAAGATVVRVDRPMAAAAVAAGRRVTVLAALESTLAPTRTLIVEEARRAGRRVEVRTVLAAGAWDRFEAGDTEGYLRRVAAAADAVTDADAIVLAQASMAPASGLVATTVPVFSSPRAGLAAGAAAARGA